The following DNA comes from Chryseobacterium gallinarum.
ACATATCAGCAGCAGGCTTGAATTAGGGGTTGGAGTACTCCCTCATCATCTTTACTATAATCAAAATGCGAACAAGCTATTCACAACCGCATTGGGAGGCAGCTATCTCTATGAGGTAAAAACAGGGGAAGATAAAAACGGACAGCCTAAACTGCTTGGTGCCACCCCTATTGATACTGGTGAGAATACAGTAGGAGAGAACTTGTTTTTCACCAATGACGGAAGGTATTTTATGACTTTCATGGGTGGGGCAGGAGGCCCGAGAGATGGAAGTATAGGTGTTTTCAATGCCAGTAATAACCAGCTCATCAAAACTATTAAGGCACCCATTCAGGCCAATCCCAATAAATTTATCATGTATCCGCATGGTATTTCGATTAATGAGGAAAAAGGGTTAATGATGGTAACGTCAACCATTCATCCTGATCTTACTACCGGCATGGGGAATACCTGTACTTTATTGGATCTGAATACCTATGAATTGAAGGAAACCTACCAGGTGGCAGATTCGCCGACGGATATGTCCGCTCCTGTTGAGGTTCTATTGCTCCGTGGAAAATTTCCACAATATGCTCTTGCTACAACAATGCTTGGAGGCGATATCTGGATCGCCCCGTATAATGCTTCAACCAAAAAATATGATGCTTTTACTAAAGTGTTTGACGGAAGCACGCAGGGATTAGGATGGACGCTTGAAATGTACATTGATGATACAAACAAATTGTATGTAAGTTTTGCTGATCCGGGAAAAGTGCTTGTCTTTGACCTGAGTTATCTTCCTCAATTAAAACTCTTGAAGACCTTTAATGCGGATAAAGGGGCGCACCATATGGCTTTCTTCAAAACCAAATCCGGAAAGGAAGTGGTAGCTGTTCAGAATAACTTATTGAATATCCCCAACTTAAACTCCGGAACTATTAATGTTATTGATATCAATACAGGAAAAACCTTAGGTACAGTAGATCTACGTGCCCGGTATGGAATACTGCCGGAATCCATTGAAGGAACCAATGGCCCCAGCAATTATATGCATCATTAAAATTTCAGAAAGTTTGACTTGAGGTTGGAGCAAAAGCTGGAAGCAGGAAGTTGGAAGTTATGGGATACATCGGTATTAATCTTTTTTAAGTATTTAATTACGGAGCAATTGCCAGTAATTATAGCTGAAAATAATTTGCAGTTTCTTCCTTCCGGCTTCCGGCCTTTTAATTCCCTTACTTTATATATAACCTCATTTTTTCCTCATATTCCGGTTTTAGCTTTAGAAACTTCCATATCTTTTTATCATCAGGATACGTAATTCTGTAAAATATGATTTTGTCAGCAGAATATTTGAAATAGGGATGGTTTTTAAGCCATTCTTCAGGAGCATCTGTCAAAGTATATTTCTGAACACCCGATGTATCCAGCAAACAGATTGAAATGAGCTTTTGGACAAGGTCTTTATCAATATTATAGGTATCCAGTATTTGTTGTTTATTGACAAATCCTCCGAGTTTTCTTCTGAAACCAATGATGGAAGCGGCACTTCTTTCATCCAGTCCGAATTCCAGCAGCTGCTTAAAACTAATCGTATTAAGATCCGTCTTTGAAAAATCTGTTTCCTGACGTCTGATCTCTTCTTTGATGGTAATGGTAATATATGGTTTTAATTCCTCAAATTTTTCAGGAGAGATCACGAAACACTTTTGAAGATCTTCAGGGTTTTTAAAACTTCCCCGCAAGTTCCTGTCACGGTAATTAATAATAGTGGTCGCTTGTTTTTCTGAAAAACCTAATGCTTTCCATCCATCCGCATTCAAAGTATTCGGGTCAAAAGGACGGTAGCGGATGTTGGAACTTTTAGCATGACTGGCAGCAATAGTTCCGGAAACTTTTTCGGGTAATTGCAGATATGGTTCCAGTCTGATATAATTTTCCGGTGAAATGATAAAGCATTCTTTGAATTTTTCTTTACTGATAAAGCTTCCCCCTAAGTAATTTTTATACTTTAAGAGAGCTGCTGCTTGTCTTTCACTGAATCCCATTTTTATCCAATCGTTGGCCGAAAACCGGTCGGGGTTGAATTTTCCCGGAATTGTAATAGTTTTCTTCTCAAAAGTCCGCGATAAAGATTTTTCCTTTCTATCATCTTCAGGGAGAATAATATAAGGTTTCAGTTCAGCGAACTTTTCTTCGGAAATTGCATAACATTTCTTTAATTGCTGTTTTGAAATAAATTGTCCACCTACGATTTCCTTGTATTTAAGAATGGTGGAAACCTGTTTTTCAGAAAATCCAAGTTTCTGCCATTGGGTTTCATCTAATGTATTAGGATCAAAATCTGACCTGTTGACCCCGGACGATGCCATAATAAACTTTACATCCGGAAAAGATTCTTTCCCCCTGCTCGTGTAGTTCTGGTAGGCTAATAGGATAGTCAGTAACATGGCCATACAGGCCAGTTTCCGGAAATAGCTTTTTCTCATCATAAGGTAAACTTATTGATAAAAGTAAAGCCGTGCAATAGCTGAAATCAAACTCATTAAGAATAAAAGGTAATTTGAACCGGCCTGTTGAAAACATACAATGGGAATGCATTTTTTATAGCATATTATTTCATTTTCATAAAGAGCATTATACTTTAAATTTCTGAAGCCCATGACATATTGTATCTGTTTTCATAGCATATACTTGAATAATACGACATGTTCTGTCGCTTTGCATCCTTACTTTTGTGACAGAGACAGATGAGGCAGACTGACATAAAATTCAATCTGAAAAATATAGATAAATCAACCATTGTGGGAAATATGAAAAAATAGTAGATTCGCAATCAATAGTAATATAAATTAGTAAAAACACAGAGTATGAAGAAATTCTACATGAGTGCATTTACCTTATGCATAATTTTTAGTGCGTCGGCCCAGGAAGTGGTTTGGCAGAAAGACATCAAATCCTCAACGCAGGATTTCCTAAGCCAGGTGACCACCACAATAGACCAGCAGTACCTTATCACAGGCAGCAGTATTTAGGCGGGAAGCAGGAAGCAGGGAACAGGAAGTGCTTCCAGCCAGAACAATGGCTATGATTTCCATCTGGTAAAATTAAACCAGCAGGGAGAACAGGTCTGGGAGAAGTATTTCTCAGGGCAAAACCATGATTATTTGTCAGCTACTGTAACCACACAGGATGGGGGCTTCCTTTTAGCCGGGACCTCCTATTCCGGAAAAGGACTAGATAAAAAGGATGATTCCAAAGGAGGCTCTGATATCTGGCTGATCAGGATTAATGAATTCGGGGATGAGCTATGGCAGAAAACTTTGGGAAGCTCTTCCGATGAAGAAGCCAGGGCAGTGATTCAAACCACCGATTCAGGATTTTTTGTAGCGGGAAATGGACAAAACTCTTCCAAAGGTTATGGTTCCAAAGATGTATGGATAGTAAGACTTGATAAAGAGGGAAAAGAACTCTCGCAACTTGTTCTAGGAGGAAAAGGTTTAGACGAAGTTGAAAAAATGATTCCCACGAAAGACGGTGGCGCTTTGTTAGGCATCTATTCCAGAAGCTCCGAGGTTCGCGATTCAGGAATAAAAAATCCAGGGACTCAACTTCCGATCGATCAATCTGCCAACCGAAATTTGTCATCTGCAACCTCTACAGCCATTAGCCAGACGCCAAAAGCCAGCATCAATTTCGGTGAGGGCGACTACTGGATTGTAAAACTGGATAAAACCGGAAAGGTAGAATGGGAAAAGAACTATGGAGGCAAAGGGGATGATCATTTGAGGACCTTGGCGTTGACCTCTAGCGGCTATATCATCGGAGGAGAATCCAGATCGGAAAGATCCGGGAACAAAACAGTAGGAATAGAGGAAGGAACAGACCTTTGGCTAATTGCCCTTAATGAAAGAGGCGAAGAAGAGTGGCAAAAGTCTTACAATTTTAAAAACCGGGATATTCTGATGGGGATGAGTGTGATAGGTGGGGAGCTGGAAGATGGAAGCGGGAAGTCTACCAAAGGAATTTTATTGGGCGGCTATACCCAGGCAGAAGGAAGGATAGAAAAGGATGATGAAACTTTCTGGATGCTGTACCTGGATGGCAATGGTAATGAGCAGTGGCGGAAACATGTGGGAGGAGAATCGAGGCAAAGAGAGGAAAGGCTCTCGGATTTGAAACTTAACAGGGATGGTTCTATTATCCTGGCAGGAACGAGTGCAGAAGAACTGGGAAAAGAAAACTGGAAGATCGTCAAATTGGGAGACAAGCAGGTTGAACAGTTAATTGAAAAATCTGACATTAAGATTTATCCTAACCCGGTGTCAGACTATGCGTATGTAGAAATCGGCTTTGATTTCAAGGAAGCTGAGATTTTGTTGTATGATATGAGTGGGAGACAGCTTCAGAGTTTGAAAACGAAGAATAGAGTCACGAAGTTGAATACCCAGGCTTTGATCCAGGGGGCTTATCTGGTGACGATAAAGACTGATACTAATAAAACGGCGAATGCTAAACTGATAAAGAATAGTACATTATGAGAAGTATAAAAATTTTACTGGGTATTACCATTTGTATTTTATCCCATGTAAAAGCCCAACAATTAAATTATGGGGATTTTCCTAAGCCCGTACCTTCAGTATCTTCGATGGAAACTTATCAGGAGACACCGGTAGCAATGGCTACAGGAGTACCGGATATTAAAATACCTATAACGGGAATTTCTTCAAGCGATAGCTATATTGCTGATCGTCTAATATTATCTTATAATCCTAATAGTGTTAATGAAGCAGAGTTCGTGAATGATTCAGGTTTAGGATGGAGTGCATTAGGAGGGGGAATAATTTCAAGGAAAATAGTTAACGGACTGGACGAACGGTTCAGTGATGTAGGTGCTACTAATTATCAAAAAAATAAATTTGACGATATTTTTTATTATAACCTTCCTACAGGAAAAGGGGGTAAATTTAAGATTTATAGAAGACCTGATGACAGCTTTGAAATCACAGAATTATCAGGAAATAATATTAAAATTGATTTTACCAGAAATAATAATATGGCCACCCTTATTGTGGATTCCTTTACCATTACAGATGATAAAGGATATAAATATATATTCAATGATTACAGCCAGTCTTTATATAGTGGAAGCAACAAGCTGTATCGCTCGGCTTATTTTCTGAGTAGTATTAAAAATCCAAATAATGTAGAATTGCTTACATACGAGTACAGAAAAGATTTCAGAAATATTACAGGAACCAGCACTGTACTGTACCAGAGCTGCAAGCTTAAAAAAATTAATGCAATAGGAATAGGAAACCTTACTATTGATTATACATTTGATGAGAATCTTGAGAAAACGATGAACGATCCGTACAGTATTTCAAAGATTGCTTTACAGAATAATTACGGACGATCGTTGAGTCAGTATAATTTTGATTATACCTACTATAAATTTTCCAATGTGACGGCAGATATACGGTTGCTTACCAGGATCAGGAAAATGAAT
Coding sequences within:
- a CDS encoding helix-hairpin-helix domain-containing protein, with protein sequence MRKSYFRKLACMAMLLTILLAYQNYTSRGKESFPDVKFIMASSGVNRSDFDPNTLDETQWQKLGFSEKQVSTILKYKEIVGGQFISKQQLKKCYAISEEKFAELKPYIILPEDDRKEKSLSRTFEKKTITIPGKFNPDRFSANDWIKMGFSERQAAALLKYKNYLGGSFISKEKFKECFIISPENYIRLEPYLQLPEKVSGTIAASHAKSSNIRYRPFDPNTLNADGWKALGFSEKQATTIINYRDRNLRGSFKNPEDLQKCFVISPEKFEELKPYITITIKEEIRRQETDFSKTDLNTISFKQLLEFGLDERSAASIIGFRRKLGGFVNKQQILDTYNIDKDLVQKLISICLLDTSGVQKYTLTDAPEEWLKNHPYFKYSADKIIFYRITYPDDKKIWKFLKLKPEYEEKMRLYIK
- a CDS encoding T9SS type A sorting domain-containing protein, which codes for MSATVTTQDGGFLLAGTSYSGKGLDKKDDSKGGSDIWLIRINEFGDELWQKTLGSSSDEEARAVIQTTDSGFFVAGNGQNSSKGYGSKDVWIVRLDKEGKELSQLVLGGKGLDEVEKMIPTKDGGALLGIYSRSSEVRDSGIKNPGTQLPIDQSANRNLSSATSTAISQTPKASINFGEGDYWIVKLDKTGKVEWEKNYGGKGDDHLRTLALTSSGYIIGGESRSERSGNKTVGIEEGTDLWLIALNERGEEEWQKSYNFKNRDILMGMSVIGGELEDGSGKSTKGILLGGYTQAEGRIEKDDETFWMLYLDGNGNEQWRKHVGGESRQREERLSDLKLNRDGSIILAGTSAEELGKENWKIVKLGDKQVEQLIEKSDIKIYPNPVSDYAYVEIGFDFKEAEILLYDMSGRQLQSLKTKNRVTKLNTQALIQGAYLVTIKTDTNKTANAKLIKNSTL